A stretch of the Capsicum annuum cultivar UCD-10X-F1 chromosome 10, UCD10Xv1.1, whole genome shotgun sequence genome encodes the following:
- the LOC107843799 gene encoding zinc finger CCCH domain-containing protein 14, whose product MDFRKRSRNDGVGAVNVNGGAKKYKSELDSLTSGVGSKSKPCTKFFSTAGCPFGESCHFLHYVPGGYNAVAQMMKLAPAPSLRNAAAPPNSNGNAAPVKTKLCNRFNTAEGCKFGDKCNFAHGEWEIGKPTIPSQEDPRAMGFGSMPGRFGGRMEPPVSGPAASFGTSATAKISVDASLAGAIIGKSGVNSKQICRQTGAKLAIRDHEADPNLRNIELEGTFEQISQASAMVRELISSLGPVGGPGRAHGNPGGPAPPINNLKTKLCENFAKGSCTFGDKCHFAHGAAELRKTGV is encoded by the exons ATGGATTTCCGGAAAAGGAGTAGAAACGATGGTGTTGGTGCTGTTAATGTCAATGGCGGTGCGAAGAAATATAAGTCAG AATTGGACTCCTTAACAAGTGGTGTAGGCAGCAAATCAAAGCCATGCACGAAGTTCTTCAG CACTGCTGGCTGCCCCTTTGGTGAGAGCTGTCATTTCCTTCATTACGTCCCTGGTGGCTATAATGCAGTGGCCCAGATGATGAAATTGGCACCAGCTCCATCATTGAGAAATGCTGCAGCACCTCCCAATTCCAATGGTAATGCTGCTCCTGTTAAAACCAAACTTTGCAACAGGTTCAACACTGCAGAGGGATGCAAATTTGGAGACAAATGCAATTTTGCTCACGGGGAGTGGGAAATTGGAAAGCCTACCATTCCCTCACAGGAGGATCCACGTGCAATGGGGTTTGGTTCTATGCCAGGTCGTTTTGGTGGGCGGATGGAGCCTCCTGTTTCAGGACCTGCTGCTAGCTTTGGTACGTCAGCCACTGCAAAGATCAGTGTAGATGCTTCTCTGGCTGGAGCCATCATTGGGAAGAGTGGGGTCAACTCTAAGCAGATCTGTAGGCAGACAGGAGCCAAGCTGGCTATCCGCGATCATGAAGCAGATCCAAATCTCCGAAACATTGAGTTAGAGGGCACGTTTGAACAAATTTCACAGGCTAGTGCGATGGTAAGGGAGTTGATCAGCAGCCTTGGTCCAGTAGGTGGTCCTGGAAGAGCACATGGAAATCCGGGTGGCCCTGCTCCTCCAATAAACAACCTCAAGACAAAGttgtgtgagaattttgctaaAGGGTCTTGCACTTTTGGAGACAAGTGTCACTTTGCCCATGGTGCTGCTGAATTGCGGAAAACAGGGGTGTGA
- the LOC107843800 gene encoding uncharacterized protein LOC107843800 produces the protein MKASIKFRDEKKPLIRAKIPLTVLNIPFQSGVVTGESNELSLTLGTVFDSGPSLKFGYRPNDSKNPFSFVFKTGIGHFGSPILSPLTMSAEFNLIGKSQNPSFFIHFKPSFGDFCLKKSHSSSSLTKSLGSMSNGVDDFETPVMKTDYYEEKSGFLSRKIDCLPADFAVAGALENLFSGTVVSARTSLPLRNRAVVNFRWGLKFPKVAEDSDTVILGRTNFAGISFRQCPLLVMNKIGIKHVSRDESKKGKKNLLENAELTQACLDVKQQLETIQAENGLLRNALNDLRSELASRKFSFPSTNEIENSKAKYSGDRRGDFDKKSSNGRPIEGEVNGNEDLKKA, from the coding sequence ATGAAAGCTTCGATCAAATTTCGCGATGAAAAGAAACCATTAATCAGAGCCAAAATTCCCTTAACTGTACTGAACATCCCTTTCCAATCAGGAGTTGTTACTGGTGAATCTAACGAGCTATCGTTGACTCTTGGCACTGTATTTGATTCGGGTCCTTCATTGAAATTCGGTTATCGACCTAATGATTCGAAAAATCCGTTTAGTTTTGTGTTTAAAACTGGGATTGGGCATTTTGGTTCTCCGATTTTGAGTCCTTTGACAATGAGTGCGGAGTTTAATTTGATTGGAAAGAGTCAGAACCCGAGTTTCTTTATCCATTTTAAACCGagttttggtgatttttgtttgAAGAAATCGCATTCTTCATCGTCTCTTACGAAGAGTTTGGGATCGATGTCCAATGGTGTTGATGATTTTGAGACGCCCGTGATGAAAACTGATTATTATGAAGAGAAATCGGGGTTTCTTAGCAGGAAAATTGATTGTCTTCCGGCTGATTTTGCTGTTGCTGGAGCTTTGGAGAACTTGTTTTCTGGTACTGTGGTTAGTGCACGGACTTCGTTACCTTTGAGGAACCGTGCTGTGGTGAATTTCCGATGGGGTCTTAAGTTTCCGAAAGTTGCTGAGGATTCGGATACTGTTATACTGGGTAGAACTAACTTCGCGGGCATTTCTTTCAGACAATGCCCATTGCTGGTGATGAATAAGATTGGGATTAAGCACGTATCGAGAGATGAGTCGAAGAAAGGGAAGAAGAATTTGCTCGAAAATGCAGAGTTGACACAAGCTTGTTTGGATGTGAAGCAGCAGTTGGAGACAATACAAGCCGAAAATGGACTGTTAAGAAATGCTTTGAATGATTTAAGGTCTGAATTAGCTTCAAGAAAGTTTAGTTTTCCGAGTACGAATGAAATAGAGAACAGTAAGGCTAAATACTCCGGTGATCGGAGGGGTGATTTTGATAAGAAGTCGTCGAATGGGAGGCCAATAGAAGGGGAAGTCAATGGCAATGAGGACTTAAAGAAGGCTTGA